The Anabas testudineus chromosome 11, fAnaTes1.2, whole genome shotgun sequence genome has a segment encoding these proteins:
- the kiaa1522 gene encoding uncharacterized protein KIAA1522 homolog isoform X1 produces MMSRRRSTGDLVPRDITEILAREAKAQRGQRKPGSSLGQAFSWLKGSRRKKSNANALNRTCGTDPKVGPQNHDPAKAGPKGNEDQKRLAVHYTTSQHYQENVFIEGSRPQYLEDLHTEAQEGLKILQHEENKNGVNFPDNESMASTDSLCPEQDISSKDRGDSPDSRSTTGSAVSTRPALTHQGSTFKPLNPVKRLDKSRKRNRRTTIMGIPNQVQKELALHRSSTFQPLVSTQLSNQDGQISDDHLDVVIIPTVDGETAVANKEGARVNLSKLEQASRDQQLLLNHLQTAYQDEPLFNHQSFGSHLCPASTLRPKSVAVPGLTTSSSFSSSTISTFLQEPQGPVMSISPQATYLSTIIPNAVLPASIEVIEIDRSSSRTRGSSVNPGSSVRTVSKSSLASGDSSASPLLSRKSDGESSQTAHSHDNSTLMPKSASGSNWSESQSSETINSQKVSQNGGQDLVSLHSSIGRINSPSSKSESVVTGPGSESGGVSGSVSADEEAKNKHNSSRSLSVTKIKQPPAPPRRTNSLHNNKIRNNTRSLVDSKDLNDSVCEEVTTDSKNIVEKLATSAPKLVSNATGSPDTYSSPLSPTQASHSEPGGETEPHTEPSSASPQKTPSEGGKFERTMSPSSGYSSQSGTPTLSPKEMSPTSPDKQKKKPVKPERSITRASSSAASPSSSLTSLSSGTSEPITPDVSTHSSSLPLCRSPATVSAKELTPNISSSFRAELRELLNIPPPPKIKAPCPPPPETWVQNRNTFELLCGPCPSISKVTQKPAQIHDSTVKQTGTQTEASKGIQVLNEKQISTQKPVLSESKAKTGILATTGPEGVHMELEGRECPAIEQEKVEESAEVQKQEQSNSPVLKGPVSVETMPKKDPPPVMKKPTVVPYRGELVSTVQSVDRHEQETCPTIKVDLPVENHTTSPQNGVMFSVEMEKSEVTSMLLLSVEVPTISKVSPPPTPPPAYHPTPPPSRRTPPSSVSMPSDELQKVLEEIHIVESCWPPPPPPLEGDPVFDGGDEIDFPPPPPPFVTENVPDVMDSCMKKLDVSKRSTDDIGQTFVDSSKPGTSVCGLVSDLTLASPQPVVTDNKPEVVLQVSKAEAADDFSYQLGQNVSSASDSALPPPVEASTFTPITTTENPVAVSALIPWSSSLRQDSLKTEDQSPSELPGNSQLQALVTVPLAPPLPAENLAHGVNFRRQPSLANRDNRNKELLSRHKSAPIPKEDANIPLVTPSLLQMVRLRSVNMTEAQVNAPSEDKQTSEGAPFQENCPVSILGPQNIPQKPIRKSLSLKSPPQTVKTSPATPSTPSMRLQEAIRMKTAAMSSRDGLPSRLGMRSQTYSCVTEPGALSLKSPEGYDMHKSPSSTASFIFSRSTKKVVIETAAASSPDAQASLKQSLAAELMQVSEQSRAAAFSNGGVKCEKVPPPVAKKPAYGSIGHSQNHPTCSEKMEISVNENGAIEVQDMIITSPETTTTRVTADTIETLF; encoded by the exons CCGGACCGAAGGGTAATGAAGACCAGAAGAGGTTGGCAGTTCACTACACAACATCTCAGCACTACCAGGAGAATGTTTTCATTGAGGGCAGCAGGCCACAGTACCTGGAGGACCTGCACACCGAGGCTCAGGAGGGACTCAAAATACTCCAGCACGAAG AAAACAAGAATGGAGTGAACTTCCCTGACAATGAGAGCATGGCT TCCACAGACAGTCTCTGTCCAGAGCAGGATATCAGCTCCAAGGACAGAGGTGACTCTCCGGATTCCAGATCCACAACCGGATCTGCTGTGTCAACAAGGCCTGCGCTCACACATCAAG GTTCCACATTCAAGCCTCTGAACCCAGTGAAAAGGTTAGAtaagagcaggaagaggaatAGGAGGACCACCATCATGGGTATTCCCAACCAGGTCCAGAAAGAGCTCG CACTGCACAGGAGCTCCACATTCCAGCCACTTGTTTCTACCCAACTCTCTAACCAGGATGGACAAATCAGCGATGACCATTTAGATGTCGTCATTATTCCTACAGTTGATGGAGAGACTGCTGTAGCGAATAAGGAGGGGGCTAGAGTGAACCTTTCAAAGCTGGAG CAGGCGTCTAGAGATCAGCAGCTACTGTTGAATCACCTACAGACAGCGTACCAGGACGAGCCACTGTTTAACCACCAGAGCTTTGGCTCCCATCTCTGCCCTGCATCCACCCTCAGACCTAAATCTGTGGCTGTCCCTGGGCTGACTACTTcatcttccttctcttcttcaaCAATCTCTACCTTTCTCCAGGAACCCCAG GGCCCAGTGATGTCTATATCTCCCCAGGCCACCTACTTGTCTACCATCATTCCCAATGCAGTTTTGCCAGCCTCAATTGAAGTCATTGAAATTGACCGCAGTAGCAGCCGGACTCGTGGCAGCAGTGTAAACCCTGGTAGCAGTGTTCGCACTGTAAGCAAAAGCAGTCTAGCATCCGGGGACTCATCTGCCAGCCCTTTGTTGTCCAGAAAGTCAGATGGTGAAAGTTCCCAGACTGCCCATTCTCATGACAACTCTACTTTAATGCCCAAATCAGCTTCAGGATCAAACTGGAGTGAGTCACAATCTTCAGAGACCATTAATTCCCAGAAAGTGAGTCAAAATGGGGGCCAAGACCTTGTCAGTCTCCATAGCTCCATTGGCAGGATCAACAGTCCCAGCAGTAAGAGTGAAAGTGTTGTAACAGGACCAGGGTCTGAGTCAGGTGGTGTATCAGGGTCAGTAAGTGCTGACGAAGaggctaaaaacaaacacaactcttCGCGCAGTCTTTCCGTTACAAAGATCAAACAACCCCCAGCACCTCCAAGAAGAACAAACTCTTTGCATAATAACAAGATAAGAAACAACACAAGGTCTTTGGTGGATAGCAAAGATCTCAATGACTCTGTGTGTGAAGAGGTGACAACTGATTCAAAAAATATTGTAGAAAAGTTAGCTACTTCAGCTCCCAAACTTGTATCTAATGCCACAGGGTCTCCAGATACTTACTCCAGTCCTTTAAGCCCAACACAGGCCTCACATAGTGAgcctggaggagaaacagagccACATACAGAACCCAGCAGCGCCTCCCCACAGAAAACTCCCTCAGAAGGAGGAAAATTTGAACGAACCATGTCCCCTTCAAGTGGCTACTCTAGTCAGAGTGGAACACCCACGCTTTCCCCAAAAGAGATGTCCCCAACCTCTCcagacaaacagaagaagaaaccagTCAAACCAGAGAGATCTATAACTCGGGCTTCAtcctcagcagcttctccttcGTCCTCTCttacttctctctcttctggTACATCTGAGCCTATCACTCCAGATGTTTCCACACATAGCTCCAGTCTGCCTTTATGCAGATCTCCAGCTACTGTTTCTGCAAAAGAGCTCACTCCTAACATTTCTTCAAGTTTCAGAGCAGAACTCAGAGAGCTGCTAAATATCCCACCACCTCCAAAAATCAAAGCAccatgtcctcctcctccagagaCATGGgtccaaaacagaaacacatttgagCTCCTGTGTGGGCCTTGCCCCAGTATCAGCAAAGTAACCCAGAAACCAGCACAGATACACGACAGCACAGTTAAGCAGACAGGAACCCAGACTGAAGCTAGTAAAGGGATTcaggttttaaatgaaaagcagataAGCACACAAAAACCTGTCTTGTCAGAGAGCAAAGCCAAGACAGGAATACTGGCAACAACAGGTCCTGAAGGTGTCCACATGGAGCTGGAAGGTAGAGAATGTCCAGCTATAGAACAAGAGAAGGTGGAAGAAAGTGCAGAAGTTCAGAAACAAGAGCAAAGTAATAGCCCTGTATTAAAAGGACCAGTAAGTGTAGAAACAATGCCAAAGAAAGATCCCCCTCCCGTCATGAAGAAACCCACAGTGGTACCGTACAGAGGAGAACTGGTGTCAACAGTGCAGTCAGTTGATAGACATGAACAGGAAACATGCCCCACAATTAAAGTTGATTTACCTGTGGAGAACCATACAACCTCTCCACAGAATGGGGTCATGTTTTCGGTTGAGATGGAAAAAAGTGAGGTCACATCCATGCTGTTACTTTCAGTAGAAGTCCCTACAATTAGTAAGGTGTCGCCCCCACCTACGCCTCCCCCAGCCTACCACCCTACACCTCCTCCGTCAAGAAGGACACCTCCATCATCTGTATCTATGCCATCAGATGAATTGCAGAAGGTACTGGAGGAGATCCACATTGTAGAGTCTTGCTggccacctcctccacctcctttgGAGGGGGACCCTGTCTTTGATGGAGGTGACGAGATAgacttccctcctcctcctccaccctttGTGACAGAGAATGTGCCAGATGTGATGGACAGTTGTATGAAAAAGCTGGATGTCTCAAAAAGATCTACGGATGACATTGGACAAACATTTGTGGATTCCAGTAAACCTGGGACATCTGTATGTGGACTAGTTTCAGATTTGACACTTGCTTCTCCACAACCAGTAGTAACTGATAACAAACCAGAAGTTGTCTTGCAAGTTTCAAAAGCTGAAGCTGCTGATGATTTTTCTTACCAACTGGGACAGAATGTGTCATCTGCTTCAGACAGTGCCCTACCTCCACCAGTGGAGGCATCGACCTTTACACCAATTACAACAACAGAGAACCCTGTAGCAGTCTCTGCCTTAATTCCTTGGAGCAGTTCCCTGAGGCAAGACTCTCTGAAAACTGAAGATCAATCTCCATCCGAGCTTCCAGGCAATTCCCAACTTCAAGCTCTAGTTACAGTTCCATTAGCACCCCCTCTACCTGCAGAGAATTTAGCTCATGGGGTTAACTTCAGAAGGCAGCCTAGTCTGGCAAACCGAGACAACAGAAACAAGGAGCTCCTTTCCCGCCACAAAAGTGCACCTATCCCCAAAGAGGATGCTAACATACCTCTTGTCACGCCCTCCCTGCTTCAGATGGTTCGCCTTAGATCAGTCAACATGACTGAAGCTCAGGTGAATGCGCCCTCTGAAGACAAGCAAACAAGCGAGGGAGCGCCATTTCAGGAAAATTGTCCAGTCTCAATCTTAGGGCCCCAAAACATTCCACAAAAGCCCATCCGTAAGTCTCTGTCTCTAAAATCACCACcacagacagtaaaaacatCCCCTGCAACACCCAGCACTCCATCCATGCGCTTACAGGAAGCCATACGTATGAAAACCGCAGCCATGTCCTCAAGAGATGGTCTTCCATCCCGACTGGGTATGAGATCTCAGACTTACAGCTGTGTCACTGAACCAGGAGCTCTGTCTCTGAAATCACCTGAAGGATACGATATGCACAAGTCCCCATCTTCTACCGCCAGCTTTATCTTCTCCAGGAGCACAAAAAAAGTTGTCATAGAGACAGCGGCTGCCTCATCTCCTGATGCTCAGGCAAGTCTGAAGCAAAGCTTGGCGGCTGAGCTCATGCAAGTATCTGAACAATCAAGAGCCGCTGCTTTCTCCAATGGTGGGGTGAAGTGTGAAAAAGTTCCTCCACCTGTTGCCAAGAAGCCAGCGTATGGCAGCATCGGCCATTCACAGAATCACCCCACTTGTTCAGAAAAAATGGAGATCAGTGTCAATGAAAATGGAGCAATAGAAGTACAAGATATGATTATAACATCTCCTGAGACAACAA CTACCAGAGTGACAGCGGACACAATCGAAACACTGTTTTGA
- the kiaa1522 gene encoding uncharacterized protein KIAA1522 homolog isoform X2, with the protein MMSRRRSTGDLVPRDITEILAREAKAQRGQRKPGSSLGQAFSWLKGSRRKKSNANALNRTCGTDPKVGPQNHDPAKAGPKGNEDQKRLAVHYTTSQHYQENVFIEGSRPQYLEDLHTEAQEGLKILQHEENKNGVNFPDNESMASTDSLCPEQDISSKDRGDSPDSRSTTGSAVSTRPALTHQGSTFKPLNPVKRLDKSRKRNRRTTIMGIPNQVQKELALHRSSTFQPLVSTQLSNQDGQISDDHLDVVIIPTVDGETAVANKEGARVNLSKLEASRDQQLLLNHLQTAYQDEPLFNHQSFGSHLCPASTLRPKSVAVPGLTTSSSFSSSTISTFLQEPQGPVMSISPQATYLSTIIPNAVLPASIEVIEIDRSSSRTRGSSVNPGSSVRTVSKSSLASGDSSASPLLSRKSDGESSQTAHSHDNSTLMPKSASGSNWSESQSSETINSQKVSQNGGQDLVSLHSSIGRINSPSSKSESVVTGPGSESGGVSGSVSADEEAKNKHNSSRSLSVTKIKQPPAPPRRTNSLHNNKIRNNTRSLVDSKDLNDSVCEEVTTDSKNIVEKLATSAPKLVSNATGSPDTYSSPLSPTQASHSEPGGETEPHTEPSSASPQKTPSEGGKFERTMSPSSGYSSQSGTPTLSPKEMSPTSPDKQKKKPVKPERSITRASSSAASPSSSLTSLSSGTSEPITPDVSTHSSSLPLCRSPATVSAKELTPNISSSFRAELRELLNIPPPPKIKAPCPPPPETWVQNRNTFELLCGPCPSISKVTQKPAQIHDSTVKQTGTQTEASKGIQVLNEKQISTQKPVLSESKAKTGILATTGPEGVHMELEGRECPAIEQEKVEESAEVQKQEQSNSPVLKGPVSVETMPKKDPPPVMKKPTVVPYRGELVSTVQSVDRHEQETCPTIKVDLPVENHTTSPQNGVMFSVEMEKSEVTSMLLLSVEVPTISKVSPPPTPPPAYHPTPPPSRRTPPSSVSMPSDELQKVLEEIHIVESCWPPPPPPLEGDPVFDGGDEIDFPPPPPPFVTENVPDVMDSCMKKLDVSKRSTDDIGQTFVDSSKPGTSVCGLVSDLTLASPQPVVTDNKPEVVLQVSKAEAADDFSYQLGQNVSSASDSALPPPVEASTFTPITTTENPVAVSALIPWSSSLRQDSLKTEDQSPSELPGNSQLQALVTVPLAPPLPAENLAHGVNFRRQPSLANRDNRNKELLSRHKSAPIPKEDANIPLVTPSLLQMVRLRSVNMTEAQVNAPSEDKQTSEGAPFQENCPVSILGPQNIPQKPIRKSLSLKSPPQTVKTSPATPSTPSMRLQEAIRMKTAAMSSRDGLPSRLGMRSQTYSCVTEPGALSLKSPEGYDMHKSPSSTASFIFSRSTKKVVIETAAASSPDAQASLKQSLAAELMQVSEQSRAAAFSNGGVKCEKVPPPVAKKPAYGSIGHSQNHPTCSEKMEISVNENGAIEVQDMIITSPETTTTRVTADTIETLF; encoded by the exons CCGGACCGAAGGGTAATGAAGACCAGAAGAGGTTGGCAGTTCACTACACAACATCTCAGCACTACCAGGAGAATGTTTTCATTGAGGGCAGCAGGCCACAGTACCTGGAGGACCTGCACACCGAGGCTCAGGAGGGACTCAAAATACTCCAGCACGAAG AAAACAAGAATGGAGTGAACTTCCCTGACAATGAGAGCATGGCT TCCACAGACAGTCTCTGTCCAGAGCAGGATATCAGCTCCAAGGACAGAGGTGACTCTCCGGATTCCAGATCCACAACCGGATCTGCTGTGTCAACAAGGCCTGCGCTCACACATCAAG GTTCCACATTCAAGCCTCTGAACCCAGTGAAAAGGTTAGAtaagagcaggaagaggaatAGGAGGACCACCATCATGGGTATTCCCAACCAGGTCCAGAAAGAGCTCG CACTGCACAGGAGCTCCACATTCCAGCCACTTGTTTCTACCCAACTCTCTAACCAGGATGGACAAATCAGCGATGACCATTTAGATGTCGTCATTATTCCTACAGTTGATGGAGAGACTGCTGTAGCGAATAAGGAGGGGGCTAGAGTGAACCTTTCAAAGCTGGAG GCGTCTAGAGATCAGCAGCTACTGTTGAATCACCTACAGACAGCGTACCAGGACGAGCCACTGTTTAACCACCAGAGCTTTGGCTCCCATCTCTGCCCTGCATCCACCCTCAGACCTAAATCTGTGGCTGTCCCTGGGCTGACTACTTcatcttccttctcttcttcaaCAATCTCTACCTTTCTCCAGGAACCCCAG GGCCCAGTGATGTCTATATCTCCCCAGGCCACCTACTTGTCTACCATCATTCCCAATGCAGTTTTGCCAGCCTCAATTGAAGTCATTGAAATTGACCGCAGTAGCAGCCGGACTCGTGGCAGCAGTGTAAACCCTGGTAGCAGTGTTCGCACTGTAAGCAAAAGCAGTCTAGCATCCGGGGACTCATCTGCCAGCCCTTTGTTGTCCAGAAAGTCAGATGGTGAAAGTTCCCAGACTGCCCATTCTCATGACAACTCTACTTTAATGCCCAAATCAGCTTCAGGATCAAACTGGAGTGAGTCACAATCTTCAGAGACCATTAATTCCCAGAAAGTGAGTCAAAATGGGGGCCAAGACCTTGTCAGTCTCCATAGCTCCATTGGCAGGATCAACAGTCCCAGCAGTAAGAGTGAAAGTGTTGTAACAGGACCAGGGTCTGAGTCAGGTGGTGTATCAGGGTCAGTAAGTGCTGACGAAGaggctaaaaacaaacacaactcttCGCGCAGTCTTTCCGTTACAAAGATCAAACAACCCCCAGCACCTCCAAGAAGAACAAACTCTTTGCATAATAACAAGATAAGAAACAACACAAGGTCTTTGGTGGATAGCAAAGATCTCAATGACTCTGTGTGTGAAGAGGTGACAACTGATTCAAAAAATATTGTAGAAAAGTTAGCTACTTCAGCTCCCAAACTTGTATCTAATGCCACAGGGTCTCCAGATACTTACTCCAGTCCTTTAAGCCCAACACAGGCCTCACATAGTGAgcctggaggagaaacagagccACATACAGAACCCAGCAGCGCCTCCCCACAGAAAACTCCCTCAGAAGGAGGAAAATTTGAACGAACCATGTCCCCTTCAAGTGGCTACTCTAGTCAGAGTGGAACACCCACGCTTTCCCCAAAAGAGATGTCCCCAACCTCTCcagacaaacagaagaagaaaccagTCAAACCAGAGAGATCTATAACTCGGGCTTCAtcctcagcagcttctccttcGTCCTCTCttacttctctctcttctggTACATCTGAGCCTATCACTCCAGATGTTTCCACACATAGCTCCAGTCTGCCTTTATGCAGATCTCCAGCTACTGTTTCTGCAAAAGAGCTCACTCCTAACATTTCTTCAAGTTTCAGAGCAGAACTCAGAGAGCTGCTAAATATCCCACCACCTCCAAAAATCAAAGCAccatgtcctcctcctccagagaCATGGgtccaaaacagaaacacatttgagCTCCTGTGTGGGCCTTGCCCCAGTATCAGCAAAGTAACCCAGAAACCAGCACAGATACACGACAGCACAGTTAAGCAGACAGGAACCCAGACTGAAGCTAGTAAAGGGATTcaggttttaaatgaaaagcagataAGCACACAAAAACCTGTCTTGTCAGAGAGCAAAGCCAAGACAGGAATACTGGCAACAACAGGTCCTGAAGGTGTCCACATGGAGCTGGAAGGTAGAGAATGTCCAGCTATAGAACAAGAGAAGGTGGAAGAAAGTGCAGAAGTTCAGAAACAAGAGCAAAGTAATAGCCCTGTATTAAAAGGACCAGTAAGTGTAGAAACAATGCCAAAGAAAGATCCCCCTCCCGTCATGAAGAAACCCACAGTGGTACCGTACAGAGGAGAACTGGTGTCAACAGTGCAGTCAGTTGATAGACATGAACAGGAAACATGCCCCACAATTAAAGTTGATTTACCTGTGGAGAACCATACAACCTCTCCACAGAATGGGGTCATGTTTTCGGTTGAGATGGAAAAAAGTGAGGTCACATCCATGCTGTTACTTTCAGTAGAAGTCCCTACAATTAGTAAGGTGTCGCCCCCACCTACGCCTCCCCCAGCCTACCACCCTACACCTCCTCCGTCAAGAAGGACACCTCCATCATCTGTATCTATGCCATCAGATGAATTGCAGAAGGTACTGGAGGAGATCCACATTGTAGAGTCTTGCTggccacctcctccacctcctttgGAGGGGGACCCTGTCTTTGATGGAGGTGACGAGATAgacttccctcctcctcctccaccctttGTGACAGAGAATGTGCCAGATGTGATGGACAGTTGTATGAAAAAGCTGGATGTCTCAAAAAGATCTACGGATGACATTGGACAAACATTTGTGGATTCCAGTAAACCTGGGACATCTGTATGTGGACTAGTTTCAGATTTGACACTTGCTTCTCCACAACCAGTAGTAACTGATAACAAACCAGAAGTTGTCTTGCAAGTTTCAAAAGCTGAAGCTGCTGATGATTTTTCTTACCAACTGGGACAGAATGTGTCATCTGCTTCAGACAGTGCCCTACCTCCACCAGTGGAGGCATCGACCTTTACACCAATTACAACAACAGAGAACCCTGTAGCAGTCTCTGCCTTAATTCCTTGGAGCAGTTCCCTGAGGCAAGACTCTCTGAAAACTGAAGATCAATCTCCATCCGAGCTTCCAGGCAATTCCCAACTTCAAGCTCTAGTTACAGTTCCATTAGCACCCCCTCTACCTGCAGAGAATTTAGCTCATGGGGTTAACTTCAGAAGGCAGCCTAGTCTGGCAAACCGAGACAACAGAAACAAGGAGCTCCTTTCCCGCCACAAAAGTGCACCTATCCCCAAAGAGGATGCTAACATACCTCTTGTCACGCCCTCCCTGCTTCAGATGGTTCGCCTTAGATCAGTCAACATGACTGAAGCTCAGGTGAATGCGCCCTCTGAAGACAAGCAAACAAGCGAGGGAGCGCCATTTCAGGAAAATTGTCCAGTCTCAATCTTAGGGCCCCAAAACATTCCACAAAAGCCCATCCGTAAGTCTCTGTCTCTAAAATCACCACcacagacagtaaaaacatCCCCTGCAACACCCAGCACTCCATCCATGCGCTTACAGGAAGCCATACGTATGAAAACCGCAGCCATGTCCTCAAGAGATGGTCTTCCATCCCGACTGGGTATGAGATCTCAGACTTACAGCTGTGTCACTGAACCAGGAGCTCTGTCTCTGAAATCACCTGAAGGATACGATATGCACAAGTCCCCATCTTCTACCGCCAGCTTTATCTTCTCCAGGAGCACAAAAAAAGTTGTCATAGAGACAGCGGCTGCCTCATCTCCTGATGCTCAGGCAAGTCTGAAGCAAAGCTTGGCGGCTGAGCTCATGCAAGTATCTGAACAATCAAGAGCCGCTGCTTTCTCCAATGGTGGGGTGAAGTGTGAAAAAGTTCCTCCACCTGTTGCCAAGAAGCCAGCGTATGGCAGCATCGGCCATTCACAGAATCACCCCACTTGTTCAGAAAAAATGGAGATCAGTGTCAATGAAAATGGAGCAATAGAAGTACAAGATATGATTATAACATCTCCTGAGACAACAA CTACCAGAGTGACAGCGGACACAATCGAAACACTGTTTTGA